In Apostichopus japonicus isolate 1M-3 chromosome 5, ASM3797524v1, whole genome shotgun sequence, a single window of DNA contains:
- the LOC139967330 gene encoding transient receptor potential cation channel subfamily V member 5-like isoform X1: protein MDRNTAQTPSMGVSISKKAISTEDLGNEDQVQGREGLYRYVNLQGGGELVDMTRKALRSGCFDLLEAKIASEELRKYMYNDGMGEYIPVSKLIEKRNREHQKAKPIITQTSAKKRKLTSVWPESDMRLVCWRLEERGSVGETILHLCFLNASFIHIELAKRLLKAYPCLAEDIYVGDLYYGESCLHLAVVNENMVMVKMLLRNGANVNQRCCGSYFMTDDQQTTRRDTIEHEWYKISSRTNYEGLCYYGEYPLSFAACLGKPEIVLYLHSKGADVNLQDTNGNTALHMTVLHNNEEMFLLLYELGADTKIKNRQGYTVLSLSASLGRAGLFHLIIGLERQLSWKFTTTTCARYELQNLDSINPDGRLNTKSVLYALLSKNHSNQADVELSLHGLIEVLIQEKWKYYGRFRFYRILITFLLHIITLMVAIYLRPVEDETAASGVSLDNLTTSEPFNGTLHRFPHCYLYYRNRRTDVVRIIVEFLCLAHAIGHLISLAVHSSILGFKTYALRAKVAPARELYLLACLCIITAGVCRIPPCFPFLEDVCLVIAILLMWPYCFFFLRGFTKFGKFIAMIYKMMASDLVIFFLIYAVVIMAFSQAMHVIYIGFQGESVMYGGSIISMFVMSLGELEDIYESFDLTRYPTAAKACFWFFMVNAGLLQLNLFIAMMGNTFNSLDSKKYEAFKQWAQIILVLEQDHTNSQRKKIMLGYSTPGWTGPNSRAISLQTQNDDYDDLAIQVSNRRHARYKNMVFVDGSWQEPKATSAKDVSMNVPNRSCTSMSGTIASDYGLLL, encoded by the exons ATGGATAGAAATACTGCCCAAAC ACCGTCAATGGGAGTCTCAATTAGCAAGAAAGCAATTAGCACAGAGGATCTTGGCAATGAAGATCAGGTGCAAGGAAGAGAGGGTCTATACAGATATGTCAATCTTCAGGGCGGTGGAGAACTTGTGGATATGACCAGGAAAGCCCTCCGGAGCGGATGCTTCGACCTACTCGAAGCCAAAATTGCCAGTGAAGAGCTACGAAAGTACATGTACAATGACGGGATGGGAGAATACATTCCAGTCTCAAAGTTGATTGAGAAGAGAAACAGGGAACACCAGAAAGCCAAGCCCATTATCACCCAAACGTCAGCAAAGAAGAGAAAACTTACCTCAGTATGGCCAGAATCAg ATATGCGGTTGGTTTGCTGGCGTCTGGAGGAGAGAGGAAGCGTGGGAGAGACAATACTTCACCTATGCTTTCTCAATGCTTCTTTCATACATATCGAGCTGGCCAAAAGGTTGCTGAAAGCATACCCCTGTTTAGCGGAGGATATTTATGTCGGAGATCTGTATTACG GAGAATCATGTCTCCACTTGGCAGTGGTGAATGAGAACATGGTCATGGTCAAGATGTTATTGAGGAACGGGGCAAACGTGAACCAAAGATGCTGCGGGAGTTACTTCATGACAGATGACCAGCAGACCACACGGAGGGACACCATAGAACATGAGTGGTACAAGATAAGCAGCCGAACTAACTACGAAGG GTTATGTTACTATGGGGAGTATCCATTATCTTTTGCTGCCTGTTTGGGTAAACCGGAGATTGTACTCTACCTACACAGTAAAGGAGCCGACGTTAACCTGCAGGATACTAACGGCAACACAGCCTTACATATGACCGTCCTACATAACAATGAG GAAATGTTTCTTCTCTTGTACGAGCTTGGAGCAGACACAAAGATTAAGAACAGGCAGGGGTACACGGTCCTCTCGTTGAGCGCCTCTCTCGGGAGAGCCGGATTGTTCCATCTGATCATCGGACTAGAGCGTCAGCTCTCTTGGAAGTTCACGACCACCACCTGTGCCCGTTACGAACTGCAGAATCTAGATAGCATTAATCCAGATGGAAGGCTTAATACTAAATCTGTCCTGTATGCCCTCTTGTCTAAG AACCACTCCAACCAAGCAGATGTCGAGTTATCCCTCCACGGTCTCATCGAAGTCTTAATTCAGGAGAAATGGAAGTACTACGGTCGGTTTCGTTTCTACCGGATCCTAATTACCTTCCTCCTTCACATAATAACGTTAATGGTGGCTATCTATCTCAGGCCCGTGGAG GATGAAACTGCTGCATCTGGTGTCTCCCTTGACAACCTGACCACATCAGAACCCTTCAACGGTACCCTGCATCGATTCCCTCACTGCTATCTATACTACAGAAACCGTCGAACTGATGTG GTTCGCATCATCGTAGAATTCCTCTGTCTCGCACACGCCATTGGACACTTGATTTCACTGGCTGTACATAGCAGTATTCTTGGTTTCAAGACATACGCATTACGCGCT AAAGTTGCCCCAGCAAGAGAACTCTACTTGTTAGCCTGCTTATGTATAATTACAGCGGGGGTGTGCCGTATACCCCCCTGCTTCCCCTTTCTTGAGGATGTTTGCCTGGTGATTGCCATCCTCCTGATGTGGCCGTACTGCTTCTTCTTTCTAAG AGGTTTCaccaaatttggtaaatttataGCTATGATTTACAAGATGATGGCATCGGACCTGGTCATATTCTTTCTCATCTATGCGGTCGTCATCATGGCGTTCTCTCAGG ctaTGCACGTTATTTACATTGGATTCCAAGGGGAGTCTGTGATGTATGGTGGTTCCATTATCAGCATGTTTGTGATGTCCCTCGGAGAACTAGAGGATATTTATGAATCCTTCGATCTGACCAGATATCCAACTGCAGCCAAG GCATGTTTCTGGTTCTTCATGGTGAATGCAGGACTGCTGCAGTTGAATCTGTTTATTGCGATGATGGGCAATACGTTCAACTCGTTAGATAGCAAAAAGTACGAAGCCTTCAAACAG TGGGCTCAAATCATTTTGGTTTTGGAACAAGATCACACTAACTCTCAACGTAAGAAGATCATGCTGGGATATTCAACGCCTGGATGGACTGGACCAAACAGCAGAGCAATATCGCTACAAACACAGAATGAT GATTACGACGACTTAGCAATACAAGTATCAAACAGAAGGCATGCGAGGTACAAGAACATGGTTTTTGTGGACGGCTCCTGGCAGGAACCCAAAGCAACTAGTGCTAAAGACGTCAGCATGAATGTACCGAATAGGAGCTGCACTTCAATGTCTGGAACTATTGCATCTGACTATGGTCTGCTATTGTAA
- the LOC139967330 gene encoding transient receptor potential cation channel subfamily V member 5-like isoform X2, translated as MGVSISKKAISTEDLGNEDQVQGREGLYRYVNLQGGGELVDMTRKALRSGCFDLLEAKIASEELRKYMYNDGMGEYIPVSKLIEKRNREHQKAKPIITQTSAKKRKLTSVWPESDMRLVCWRLEERGSVGETILHLCFLNASFIHIELAKRLLKAYPCLAEDIYVGDLYYGESCLHLAVVNENMVMVKMLLRNGANVNQRCCGSYFMTDDQQTTRRDTIEHEWYKISSRTNYEGLCYYGEYPLSFAACLGKPEIVLYLHSKGADVNLQDTNGNTALHMTVLHNNEEMFLLLYELGADTKIKNRQGYTVLSLSASLGRAGLFHLIIGLERQLSWKFTTTTCARYELQNLDSINPDGRLNTKSVLYALLSKNHSNQADVELSLHGLIEVLIQEKWKYYGRFRFYRILITFLLHIITLMVAIYLRPVEDETAASGVSLDNLTTSEPFNGTLHRFPHCYLYYRNRRTDVVRIIVEFLCLAHAIGHLISLAVHSSILGFKTYALRAKVAPARELYLLACLCIITAGVCRIPPCFPFLEDVCLVIAILLMWPYCFFFLRGFTKFGKFIAMIYKMMASDLVIFFLIYAVVIMAFSQAMHVIYIGFQGESVMYGGSIISMFVMSLGELEDIYESFDLTRYPTAAKACFWFFMVNAGLLQLNLFIAMMGNTFNSLDSKKYEAFKQWAQIILVLEQDHTNSQRKKIMLGYSTPGWTGPNSRAISLQTQNDDYDDLAIQVSNRRHARYKNMVFVDGSWQEPKATSAKDVSMNVPNRSCTSMSGTIASDYGLLL; from the exons ATGGGAGTCTCAATTAGCAAGAAAGCAATTAGCACAGAGGATCTTGGCAATGAAGATCAGGTGCAAGGAAGAGAGGGTCTATACAGATATGTCAATCTTCAGGGCGGTGGAGAACTTGTGGATATGACCAGGAAAGCCCTCCGGAGCGGATGCTTCGACCTACTCGAAGCCAAAATTGCCAGTGAAGAGCTACGAAAGTACATGTACAATGACGGGATGGGAGAATACATTCCAGTCTCAAAGTTGATTGAGAAGAGAAACAGGGAACACCAGAAAGCCAAGCCCATTATCACCCAAACGTCAGCAAAGAAGAGAAAACTTACCTCAGTATGGCCAGAATCAg ATATGCGGTTGGTTTGCTGGCGTCTGGAGGAGAGAGGAAGCGTGGGAGAGACAATACTTCACCTATGCTTTCTCAATGCTTCTTTCATACATATCGAGCTGGCCAAAAGGTTGCTGAAAGCATACCCCTGTTTAGCGGAGGATATTTATGTCGGAGATCTGTATTACG GAGAATCATGTCTCCACTTGGCAGTGGTGAATGAGAACATGGTCATGGTCAAGATGTTATTGAGGAACGGGGCAAACGTGAACCAAAGATGCTGCGGGAGTTACTTCATGACAGATGACCAGCAGACCACACGGAGGGACACCATAGAACATGAGTGGTACAAGATAAGCAGCCGAACTAACTACGAAGG GTTATGTTACTATGGGGAGTATCCATTATCTTTTGCTGCCTGTTTGGGTAAACCGGAGATTGTACTCTACCTACACAGTAAAGGAGCCGACGTTAACCTGCAGGATACTAACGGCAACACAGCCTTACATATGACCGTCCTACATAACAATGAG GAAATGTTTCTTCTCTTGTACGAGCTTGGAGCAGACACAAAGATTAAGAACAGGCAGGGGTACACGGTCCTCTCGTTGAGCGCCTCTCTCGGGAGAGCCGGATTGTTCCATCTGATCATCGGACTAGAGCGTCAGCTCTCTTGGAAGTTCACGACCACCACCTGTGCCCGTTACGAACTGCAGAATCTAGATAGCATTAATCCAGATGGAAGGCTTAATACTAAATCTGTCCTGTATGCCCTCTTGTCTAAG AACCACTCCAACCAAGCAGATGTCGAGTTATCCCTCCACGGTCTCATCGAAGTCTTAATTCAGGAGAAATGGAAGTACTACGGTCGGTTTCGTTTCTACCGGATCCTAATTACCTTCCTCCTTCACATAATAACGTTAATGGTGGCTATCTATCTCAGGCCCGTGGAG GATGAAACTGCTGCATCTGGTGTCTCCCTTGACAACCTGACCACATCAGAACCCTTCAACGGTACCCTGCATCGATTCCCTCACTGCTATCTATACTACAGAAACCGTCGAACTGATGTG GTTCGCATCATCGTAGAATTCCTCTGTCTCGCACACGCCATTGGACACTTGATTTCACTGGCTGTACATAGCAGTATTCTTGGTTTCAAGACATACGCATTACGCGCT AAAGTTGCCCCAGCAAGAGAACTCTACTTGTTAGCCTGCTTATGTATAATTACAGCGGGGGTGTGCCGTATACCCCCCTGCTTCCCCTTTCTTGAGGATGTTTGCCTGGTGATTGCCATCCTCCTGATGTGGCCGTACTGCTTCTTCTTTCTAAG AGGTTTCaccaaatttggtaaatttataGCTATGATTTACAAGATGATGGCATCGGACCTGGTCATATTCTTTCTCATCTATGCGGTCGTCATCATGGCGTTCTCTCAGG ctaTGCACGTTATTTACATTGGATTCCAAGGGGAGTCTGTGATGTATGGTGGTTCCATTATCAGCATGTTTGTGATGTCCCTCGGAGAACTAGAGGATATTTATGAATCCTTCGATCTGACCAGATATCCAACTGCAGCCAAG GCATGTTTCTGGTTCTTCATGGTGAATGCAGGACTGCTGCAGTTGAATCTGTTTATTGCGATGATGGGCAATACGTTCAACTCGTTAGATAGCAAAAAGTACGAAGCCTTCAAACAG TGGGCTCAAATCATTTTGGTTTTGGAACAAGATCACACTAACTCTCAACGTAAGAAGATCATGCTGGGATATTCAACGCCTGGATGGACTGGACCAAACAGCAGAGCAATATCGCTACAAACACAGAATGAT GATTACGACGACTTAGCAATACAAGTATCAAACAGAAGGCATGCGAGGTACAAGAACATGGTTTTTGTGGACGGCTCCTGGCAGGAACCCAAAGCAACTAGTGCTAAAGACGTCAGCATGAATGTACCGAATAGGAGCTGCACTTCAATGTCTGGAACTATTGCATCTGACTATGGTCTGCTATTGTAA